From a region of the Streptacidiphilus albus JL83 genome:
- a CDS encoding WhiB family transcriptional regulator, which produces MAHPPEVSLMQITAFDDTETLGAPIPCRSLDPEVFFAETPADVEYAKTLCGTCPVKAACLQGALERREPWGVWGGELFVQGVVVARKRPRGRPRKSEVVA; this is translated from the coding sequence CTGGCCCACCCCCCGGAGGTATCACTCATGCAGATCACCGCGTTCGACGACACCGAGACACTCGGCGCCCCCATCCCGTGCCGCTCCCTCGACCCCGAGGTCTTCTTCGCGGAGACCCCCGCCGACGTCGAGTACGCGAAGACCCTCTGCGGGACCTGCCCGGTGAAGGCGGCCTGTCTGCAGGGCGCGCTGGAGCGTCGGGAGCCGTGGGGCGTCTGGGGCGGCGAGCTGTTCGTCCAGGGTGTCGTCGTGGCCCGGAAGCGGCCCCGGGGCCGTCCGCGCAAGAGCGAGGTCGTCGCGTGA
- a CDS encoding ATP-dependent DNA helicase UvrD2 codes for MQVELPGAQPLPDALRGGIPLGGGRPLDADAVLAGLDPEQRAVATALEGPVCVLAGAGTGKTRAITHRIAYGVRSGVMQPQRVLAVTFTARAAGEMRGRLRELGAEGVQARTFHSAALRQLQFFWPRVVGGELPRLVERKVQLVAEAAARSRLRVDRSELRDLTGEIEWAKVTQTVPEDYPAAVRRAGREAPRDPAEIRQVYKAYEELKRDRGVIDFEDVLLLAVAVLEDRVEVAEQVRAQYQHFVVDEYQDVSPLQQRLLDLWLGPRSSLCVVGDASQTIYSFTGATPAYLLDFRLKHPDATVVKLVRDYRSTPQVVHLANGLLAQARGRAAANRLELVSQRGAGPDPSYTEYQDEPGEAEGTAKRIAALLESGVRASEIAVLFRINGQSAVYEQALADLGIAYQLRGAERFFERPEVREAGMLLRGAARAGSDPLLDGVQESLAEQVRAVLSTRGFTLTPPAGSGAVRDRWESLAALVRLAEEFEAGRHAGGLPADLAAYVTELDARAVAQHAPAVEGVTLASLHSAKGLEWDAVFLVGLTEGMVPITYAKTDEQVEEERRLLYVGVTRARAHLGLSWALARSPGGRASRQPSRFLDGLRPGSSGSRAARGGGGFSGGFAGAGSVTGSGRTAGAGPTGPAAVRRSRAPLTCRVCGRVLTAAVERKLRRCDSCPWDRDEGLYERLLHWRAIQAKEQGLPDYCVFTDATLAAIAEDAPGSVTDLSRIAGVSRAKLDKYGAAVLSLSGADSSGSESLPTRSSQPGDISDLWDESGPDQNSLGK; via the coding sequence ATGCAGGTTGAGCTCCCGGGCGCGCAGCCCCTCCCCGACGCCCTCCGCGGCGGCATCCCCCTCGGCGGGGGTCGGCCGCTGGACGCCGACGCGGTGCTCGCCGGGCTCGACCCCGAGCAGCGGGCCGTCGCGACGGCCCTGGAGGGGCCCGTCTGCGTCCTCGCGGGAGCCGGGACCGGGAAGACCCGCGCCATCACCCACCGGATCGCCTACGGGGTGCGCAGCGGCGTGATGCAGCCGCAGCGGGTGCTCGCGGTGACCTTCACTGCCCGCGCGGCCGGGGAGATGCGCGGCCGGCTGCGCGAGCTGGGGGCGGAGGGCGTCCAGGCCCGGACCTTCCACTCGGCCGCGCTGCGGCAGCTCCAGTTCTTCTGGCCGCGGGTGGTCGGCGGGGAGCTGCCCCGGCTGGTGGAGCGCAAGGTGCAGCTGGTCGCCGAGGCCGCCGCCCGCAGCCGGCTCCGGGTGGACCGGTCCGAACTGCGGGACCTCACCGGCGAGATCGAATGGGCCAAGGTCACCCAGACCGTCCCCGAGGACTACCCCGCCGCCGTCCGCCGGGCCGGTCGCGAAGCCCCGCGCGACCCGGCCGAGATCCGTCAGGTCTACAAGGCCTACGAGGAGCTGAAGCGGGACCGGGGGGTGATCGACTTCGAGGACGTGCTGCTGCTGGCGGTCGCCGTGCTGGAGGACCGGGTCGAGGTCGCGGAGCAGGTCCGGGCGCAGTACCAGCACTTCGTGGTGGACGAGTACCAGGACGTCTCGCCGCTCCAGCAGCGGCTGCTCGACCTCTGGCTCGGCCCGCGCTCCAGCCTCTGCGTGGTCGGCGACGCCAGCCAGACCATCTACTCGTTCACCGGGGCGACCCCCGCCTACCTGCTGGACTTCCGGCTGAAGCACCCGGACGCCACGGTGGTGAAGCTGGTCCGCGACTACCGCTCCACCCCGCAGGTGGTGCACCTGGCCAACGGGCTGCTGGCGCAGGCGCGCGGCCGGGCCGCCGCCAACCGGCTGGAGCTGGTCTCGCAGCGCGGGGCCGGTCCCGACCCGTCCTACACCGAGTACCAGGACGAGCCGGGCGAGGCCGAGGGCACCGCCAAGCGGATCGCCGCGCTGCTGGAGTCGGGGGTGCGGGCGAGCGAGATCGCGGTGCTGTTCCGGATCAACGGCCAGTCCGCCGTCTACGAGCAGGCGCTGGCCGACCTCGGGATCGCCTACCAGCTGCGCGGGGCCGAGCGCTTCTTCGAGCGCCCCGAGGTCCGCGAGGCCGGGATGCTGCTGCGCGGTGCGGCGCGGGCGGGCAGTGACCCGCTGCTGGACGGCGTCCAGGAGTCCCTGGCCGAGCAGGTCCGCGCGGTGCTGTCGACCCGGGGGTTCACCCTCACGCCCCCGGCCGGCTCCGGCGCGGTCCGCGACCGCTGGGAGTCACTGGCCGCGCTGGTCCGGCTGGCGGAGGAGTTCGAGGCCGGCCGCCATGCCGGCGGGCTGCCCGCCGATCTGGCCGCCTACGTCACCGAGCTCGACGCGCGGGCGGTGGCGCAGCACGCCCCCGCCGTCGAGGGGGTCACCCTCGCCTCGCTGCACTCGGCCAAGGGCCTGGAGTGGGACGCGGTGTTCCTGGTCGGCCTCACCGAGGGGATGGTGCCGATCACCTATGCCAAGACCGACGAACAGGTCGAGGAGGAGCGCCGACTGCTCTACGTCGGCGTCACCCGCGCGCGGGCGCACCTCGGTCTCTCCTGGGCGCTGGCGCGCTCCCCGGGCGGCCGGGCGAGCCGGCAGCCGTCGCGCTTCCTGGACGGGCTGCGGCCGGGCTCCTCGGGCTCGCGCGCGGCCCGGGGCGGTGGAGGGTTCTCCGGGGGGTTCGCCGGGGCCGGCTCGGTGACCGGCTCCGGCCGGACGGCGGGCGCGGGGCCGACCGGACCCGCCGCGGTGCGCCGCAGCCGGGCGCCGCTGACCTGCCGGGTCTGCGGCCGGGTGCTGACCGCAGCGGTCGAGCGCAAGCTGCGCCGCTGCGACAGCTGCCCCTGGGACCGGGACGAGGGACTGTACGAGCGGCTGCTGCACTGGCGCGCGATCCAGGCCAAGGAGCAGGGGCTGCCCGACTACTGCGTCTTCACCGACGCCACCCTGGCGGCCATCGCCGAGGACGCTCCGGGCTCGGTCACGGACCTGTCCCGAATCGCCGGAGTGAGCCGGGCGAAGCTGGACAAGTACGGGGCGGCCGTGCTGTCGTTGTCTGGTGCGGACTCGTCGGGGTCCGAATCACTGCCCACCCGGAGCTCACAGCCGGGGGACATCTCGGACCTCTGGGACGAGAGCGGACCCGATCAGAACTCGCTCGGAAAATAG
- a CDS encoding mycoredoxin, with protein MPATITMYSTTWCGYCRRLKTQLDREGIGYTEVNIEEDPASADFVEKVNGGNQVVPTVLFPDGSALTNPSLAQVKAKLAS; from the coding sequence ATGCCCGCGACGATCACCATGTACAGCACCACCTGGTGCGGTTACTGCCGTCGGCTGAAGACCCAGCTCGACCGCGAGGGCATCGGCTACACCGAGGTCAACATCGAGGAGGACCCGGCGTCGGCGGACTTCGTGGAGAAGGTCAACGGCGGCAACCAGGTGGTGCCGACGGTGCTCTTCCCGGACGGCTCGGCGCTGACCAACCCCTCGCTGGCCCAGGTCAAGGCCAAGCTCGCGAGCTGA
- a CDS encoding UTRA domain-containing protein, producing the protein MLIVRATTDITDRLRIKAGEAVVLRRVLRHMDGEPWSIEESHYPVGLAAGTALMDPDPVDGGDEVALGEAGHVEIGCVDELAARMPNPEEAQWFQAGPGVPLLVQLRTGFTEAGPVRVSETRYCADRNRLVYALGERPGE; encoded by the coding sequence ATGCTGATCGTACGAGCGACCACCGACATCACCGATCGGCTGCGGATCAAGGCCGGTGAGGCGGTCGTGCTGCGCCGGGTGCTGCGGCACATGGACGGCGAGCCCTGGTCCATCGAGGAGAGCCACTACCCGGTCGGCCTGGCCGCCGGTACGGCCCTGATGGACCCCGACCCGGTGGACGGCGGGGACGAGGTGGCCCTCGGCGAGGCCGGCCACGTCGAGATCGGCTGCGTGGACGAACTGGCCGCGCGGATGCCCAACCCGGAGGAGGCCCAGTGGTTCCAGGCCGGGCCGGGCGTCCCGCTGCTGGTTCAGCTCCGCACCGGGTTCACCGAGGCCGGTCCGGTCCGGGTCTCCGAGACCCGCTACTGCGCCGACCGGAACCGGCTGGTCTACGCCCTCGGCGAGCGCCCGGGCGAGTGA
- a CDS encoding ATP-binding protein, with translation MNHRRAWAAIASFPPNPENVAHARRITRTALAAWGVQELADSAEMLVSELVTNALRYGRGPVDLTIALSGGSLRIAVADEGPAMPVPREAGDDAQNGRGLMIVEMLADSWEVTVRLTGKTVSCVLALEPAQAAAVAARAASGTAPALEQALAAVVGAGAETAEGRRPRVRPSGEHGARGK, from the coding sequence ATGAATCACCGGAGAGCCTGGGCCGCGATCGCCTCCTTCCCGCCGAACCCCGAGAACGTCGCGCACGCCCGTCGGATCACCCGGACCGCACTGGCCGCCTGGGGCGTCCAGGAGCTGGCCGACAGCGCGGAGATGCTGGTCTCCGAGCTCGTCACCAACGCCCTGCGGTACGGGCGCGGGCCGGTCGATCTGACAATCGCCCTGTCCGGGGGCAGTCTGCGGATCGCCGTCGCCGACGAGGGACCGGCGATGCCGGTGCCGCGCGAGGCCGGGGACGACGCCCAGAACGGGCGCGGCCTGATGATCGTCGAGATGCTCGCCGACAGCTGGGAGGTCACCGTCCGGCTGACCGGCAAGACCGTGAGCTGCGTGCTGGCCCTGGAGCCCGCCCAGGCCGCCGCCGTGGCCGCGCGCGCGGCCTCCGGGACCGCTCCGGCGCTGGAGCAGGCGCTCGCCGCCGTCGTCGGCGCCGGGGCGGAAACGGCCGAAGGACGGCGGCCCCGTGTCCGCCCTTCGGGTGAACACGGGGCACGAGGCAAATAG
- the nudC gene encoding NAD(+) diphosphatase, giving the protein MVQPKDQTVTEAPAAGDRPTLALARAGVDRAAEHRLDEPWLAAAWSHPDTRVLVVAEGQAFVEDTADGSELVLLPSFEAPDGGERYFLGTDQDGVSYFALSADSLPGRLDGDARPAGLREVGATLGDRDSGLLVHAVALQNWHHSHRFCSRCGHATAPAAAGHVRRCTSCAHEHYPRTDAAVIMLVTDGQDRALLGRQALWPEGRYSTLAGFVEPGESLEQAVAREVAEEAGVRVDLGSVTYVASQPWPFPASLMLGFLARADERDGGAEIAVDGEELSEAGWFSREELRAGMADGSLLPPAGISIARRLVEIWYGGPLPEAARW; this is encoded by the coding sequence ATGGTGCAGCCGAAGGACCAGACCGTGACGGAGGCCCCGGCCGCGGGAGACCGCCCGACGCTCGCACTCGCCCGGGCGGGGGTGGACCGCGCCGCCGAGCACCGGCTCGACGAGCCGTGGCTCGCCGCCGCCTGGAGCCACCCCGACACCCGGGTGCTGGTGGTGGCCGAGGGGCAGGCCTTCGTCGAGGACACCGCCGACGGCAGCGAGCTGGTGCTGCTGCCCTCCTTCGAGGCCCCGGACGGAGGGGAGCGCTACTTCCTGGGCACCGACCAGGACGGGGTCTCCTACTTCGCCCTGTCCGCGGACAGCCTCCCCGGGCGGCTGGACGGGGACGCCCGGCCGGCCGGGCTGCGCGAGGTCGGCGCGACCCTGGGCGACCGCGACTCGGGCCTGCTGGTGCACGCCGTGGCGCTGCAGAACTGGCACCACTCGCACCGCTTCTGCTCGCGCTGCGGCCACGCCACGGCGCCGGCCGCCGCCGGGCACGTGCGGCGCTGCACCTCCTGCGCGCACGAGCACTACCCGCGCACCGACGCCGCGGTGATCATGCTGGTCACCGACGGCCAGGACCGGGCGCTGCTGGGGCGCCAGGCCCTGTGGCCCGAGGGCCGCTACTCGACCCTGGCCGGCTTCGTGGAGCCGGGGGAGTCGCTGGAGCAGGCGGTGGCCCGGGAGGTGGCCGAGGAGGCCGGGGTCCGGGTCGACCTCGGCTCGGTGACCTATGTCGCCAGCCAGCCCTGGCCGTTCCCGGCCAGCCTGATGCTCGGCTTCCTGGCACGCGCGGACGAGCGCGACGGCGGGGCCGAGATCGCCGTCGACGGCGAGGAGCTCTCCGAGGCCGGCTGGTTCAGCCGCGAGGAGCTGCGGGCGGGGATGGCGGACGGTTCGCTGCTGCCCCCGGCCGGGATCTCCATCGCCCGGCGGCTGGTGGAGATCTGGTACGGCGGGCCGCTGCCGGAGGCCGCGCGCTGGTAG
- a CDS encoding M20/M25/M40 family metallo-hydrolase, with product MTTSPDSVVREFIAEHTPAFLDDLAAWLRIPSVSADPARAGEVRRSAEWLADKLRATGFPVAEVWETENGGLPAVFAEWPSGDASAPTVLVYGHHDVQPAAREDGWANDPFEPVVADGRLYGRGAADDKGQVFFHTLGVRAHLAATGRTAPAVNLKLLVEGEEESGSPHFGALIREHAERLAADVVIISDTGMWSESTPTVCTGMRGMLECQIDLYGPSQDIHSGSFGGAVPNPATEAARLVAGLHTPERRVAVPGFYEGVVELTAQERELFAELPFDEAEWLSVAKSRATLGEEGFSTLERIWARPTAEVNGIWGGYTGPGGKTIVPADAHLKLTFRLVAGQDVDKVRQSVTAWVAERLPAGIRHEIVFPGATRPCLTPLDHPALQSLARSMGRAFEQKILFTREGGSGPAADLQDVLGAPVLFLGISVPSDGWHSVGEKVELDLLAKGVETAAHLWADLAGSWDSTAR from the coding sequence ATGACGACTTCCCCGGACAGCGTGGTCCGCGAGTTCATCGCGGAACACACCCCCGCCTTCCTCGACGACCTGGCCGCCTGGCTGCGCATCCCCTCGGTGTCGGCCGACCCCGCCCGCGCGGGCGAGGTGCGCCGCTCCGCGGAGTGGCTCGCCGACAAGCTGAGGGCGACCGGCTTCCCGGTCGCCGAGGTCTGGGAGACGGAGAACGGCGGCCTGCCGGCCGTCTTCGCGGAGTGGCCCTCCGGCGACGCCTCCGCGCCGACCGTCCTGGTGTACGGGCACCACGACGTCCAGCCGGCCGCCCGTGAGGACGGCTGGGCCAACGACCCCTTCGAGCCGGTGGTCGCCGACGGCCGGCTGTACGGCCGGGGCGCGGCGGACGACAAGGGCCAGGTCTTCTTCCACACCCTGGGGGTGCGGGCGCACCTCGCGGCGACCGGGCGGACTGCTCCGGCCGTCAACCTCAAGCTGCTGGTGGAGGGTGAGGAGGAGTCGGGTTCGCCGCACTTCGGCGCCCTGATCCGGGAGCACGCCGAGCGGCTGGCCGCCGATGTCGTGATCATCTCCGACACCGGCATGTGGTCCGAGTCCACCCCCACGGTCTGCACCGGCATGCGCGGCATGCTGGAGTGCCAGATCGACCTCTACGGCCCCTCACAGGACATCCACTCGGGCTCCTTCGGCGGCGCGGTGCCCAACCCCGCGACCGAGGCGGCGCGGCTGGTCGCCGGACTGCACACGCCGGAGCGGCGGGTCGCCGTCCCGGGCTTCTACGAGGGCGTGGTGGAGCTGACCGCGCAGGAGCGCGAGCTCTTCGCCGAACTGCCCTTCGACGAGGCCGAGTGGCTGTCCGTGGCCAAGTCCCGGGCGACCCTGGGCGAGGAGGGCTTCAGCACCCTGGAGCGGATCTGGGCCCGGCCGACCGCCGAGGTCAACGGGATCTGGGGCGGCTACACCGGCCCCGGCGGCAAGACCATCGTCCCGGCCGACGCGCACCTCAAGCTGACCTTCCGGCTGGTCGCCGGGCAGGACGTGGACAAGGTCCGGCAGTCGGTCACGGCCTGGGTCGCGGAGCGGCTCCCGGCCGGCATCCGGCACGAGATCGTCTTCCCCGGGGCGACCCGGCCCTGCCTCACCCCGCTGGACCACCCGGCGCTGCAGTCGCTGGCCCGCTCCATGGGCCGGGCGTTCGAACAGAAGATCCTGTTCACCCGGGAGGGCGGTTCCGGCCCCGCGGCCGACCTCCAGGACGTCCTCGGCGCCCCGGTGCTCTTCCTGGGGATCTCGGTCCCCTCGGACGGCTGGCACTCGGTCGGCGAGAAGGTCGAGCTGGACCTGCTGGCCAAGGGCGTGGAGACGGCCGCCCACCTGTGGGCGGACCTGGCCGGTAGCTGGGACAGCACGGCCCGGTGA